One Drosophila subobscura isolate 14011-0131.10 chromosome U, UCBerk_Dsub_1.0, whole genome shotgun sequence DNA window includes the following coding sequences:
- the LOC117901640 gene encoding ets DNA-binding protein pokkuri isoform X1, with protein MSKMKMLPVQLSLNSLNPGIWSDVLWRCPPAPSSQLAELKTQLPPSLPSDPRLWSREDVLVFLRFCVREFDLPKLDFDLFQMNGKALCLLTRADFGHRCPGAGDVLHNVLQMLIIESHMMQWHLPNSPVTPTSRYPLSPQSHPPTMTWPPLNAPPESNNPFHNTAHHLAAHHFMAPNSVTLSPPPSVDSQASSPPQAPYQNQNGGGAQGSAHTSNGGSSSVATSNSGPSAPASSSSGSSTASNGSAMPMKGISSASSNHSDSEEEYSASEPKMANSGMPPAPLSYSTASPPGTPILKDIKPNWTQQLTNSFVNSWSQQQQQQQQQQQQMQAVQQQQQQQQQPQKLTLDNTAGPVVTPAGGSISAPTTPSYMYKAKREFFPENSEPNTNGRLLWDFLQQLLNDRNQKYSDLIAWKCRDTGVFKIVDPAGLAKLWGIQKNHLSMNYDKMSRALRYYYRVNILRKVQGERHCYQFLRNPTELKNIKNISLLRQSTPAAGAGNGGAQGMTQANGQQAPSSPAAVQNWSQQQQQQQQQQQQQQSPQRPASRNGPMSLPSVAAVAAAAAAAYGPPPTSPLFMHAINGAFHYLSATAAAAGAPPNSPALQTPGATGPDKFQFHPLKLENGGGSSGSDSAGEDLKPTDLSVSGKSAAAAAASNEDCYPLIRNADGLTTIKLIRYNDHQSAPSPVEQSPKPEEQQQQQLPAGSNSPKPMEASDQQAQPVPMDSSDCNGSVEVSEEALAAFRHMRQ; from the exons ATgtccaaaatgaaaatgctccCAGTACAGTTATCATTGAATTCGCTCAATCCCGGCATCTGGAGCGATGTGCTGTGGCGCTGCCCACCGGCACCGTCCAGCCAGCTGGCGGAGCTGAAAACCCAGTTACCCCCATCGTTACCCTCGGATCCGCGTCTGTGGAGTCGCGAGGATGTGCTGGTCTTCCTGCGCTTCTGCGTGCGCGAGTTCGATCTACCGAAGCTCGACTTTGATCTCTTCCAGATGAACGGCAAGGCGCTGTGTCTGCTGACTCGTGCCGATTTTGGACACAGATGCCCCGGCGCCGGGGATGTCCTGCACAATGTGCTGCAGATGCTCATCATTGAGTCGCACATGATGCAGTGGCATTTGCCCAATAGCCCGGTGACGCCCACCAGCCGCTACCCCCTGTCGCCGCAAAGCCACCCGCCGACAATGACATGGCCGCCATTGAATGCCCCGCCTGAGAGCAATAATCCCTTCCACAACACGGCGCACCACCTGGCGGCGCACCATTTTATGGCGCCCAATTCGGTGACGCTCAGTCCCCCGCCGTCGGTTGATTCCCAGGCCAGCAGTCCGCCCCAGGCACCGTACCAGAACCAGAACGGAGGAGGAGCTCAGGGCTCGGCACACACATCCAATGGTGGATCCAGCAGTGTGGCAACTTCAAACAGCGGACCATCGGCGCCGGCTTCCTCcagctctggcagcagcacggcCAGCAATGGCTCTGCAATGCCCATGAAGGGAAtcagcagtgccagcagcaatcACAGCGACTCCGAGGAGGAGTACTCCGCCTCCGAGCCAAAGATGGCAAACTCCGGCATGCCACCAGCGCCGCTCTCCTACAGCACAGCCAGCCCCCCAGGCACGCCCATACTGAAGGATATTAAACCCAATTGGACGCAGCAGCTGACGAATAGCTTTGTCAACTCGtggtcccagcagcagcagcaacagcaacagcagcagcaacagatgcaggcggtgcaacagcaacaacagcagcagcagcagccacagaagctGACGCTGGATAACACAGCTGGACCAGTGGTGACACCCGCCGGAGGCTCCATCTCCGCCCCAACCACGCCCAGTTATATGTACAAAGCGAAAAGGGAATTCTTTCCAGAGAACTCTGAGCCCAATACAA ATGGTCGCCTTTTGTGGGactttctgcagcagctgctgaacGATCGCAACCAGAAGTACAGCGATCTGATTGCCTGGAAGTGCCGCGACACGGGcgtcttcaaaattgtggatccCGCCGGGCTGGCCAAGCTGTGGGGCATCCAGAAGAATCATTTGTCCATGAACTACGACAAGATGTCGCGCGCCCTGCGGTACTATTATCGCGTTAATATTCTGCGCAAGGTGCAGGGTGAGCGGCATTGCTATCAGTTCCTGAGGAATCCCACGGAGCTGAAGAACATCAAGAATATATCTCTGTTGCGGCAGTCCACACCTGCAGCGGGTGCTGGCAATGGAGGAGCCCAGGGAATGACGCAAGCCAATGGCCAACAAGCGCCCAGCAGTCCAGCAGCGGTCCAGAACTggagccaacagcagcagcagcaacagcagcaacaacagcaacagcaatcacCCCAGCGTCCTGCCTCCCGTAATGGTCCCATGAGTCTGCCctctgtggcagcagtggctgcagcagcagctgccgcctaTGGTCCGCCACCCACATCGCCGCTCTTCATGCACGCCATAAACGGAGCCTTCCACTATCTGTCCGCgacggcggctgctgccggaGCGCCACCAAATTCCCCAGCGCTGCAAACGCCCGGAGCCACAGGGCCGGacaaatttcaattccatCCACTGAAGCTGGAGAATGGTGGTGGGAGCTCGGGATCAGACAGCGCCGGCGAGGACCTGAAGCCCACGGATCTGAGTGTCAGCGGCAAGagtgccgcagccgcagctgccagCAACGAGGACTGCTATCC GCTCATACGCAATGCCGATGGATTGACGACCATCAAGCTGATACGCTACAACGATCATCAGTCGGCACCCTCGCCTGTAGAGCAATCGCCCAAgcccgaggagcagcagcagcaacagttgcctGCTGGCTCCAACTCGCCAAAGCCCATGGAGGCGAGCGATCAGCAGGCCCAGCCTGTGCCCATGGACAGCAGTGATTGCAATGGCAGTGTTGAGGTGTCGGAGGAGGCGTTAGCTGCGTTTCGGCATATGCGGCAGTAG
- the LOC117901640 gene encoding ets DNA-binding protein pokkuri isoform X2, translated as MSKMKMLPVQLSLNSLNPGIWSDVLWRCPPAPSSQLAELKTQLPPSLPSDPRLWSREDVLVFLRFCVREFDLPKLDFDLFQMNGKALCLLTRADFGHRCPGAGDVLHNVLQMLIIESHMMQWHLPNSPVTPTSRYPLSPQSHPPTMTWPPLNAPPESNNPFHNTAHHLAAHHFMAPNSVTLSPPPSVDSQASSPPQAPYQNQNGGGAQGSAHTSNGGSSSVATSNSGPSAPASSSSGSSTASNGSAMPMKGISSASSNHSDSEEEYSASEPKMANSGMPPAPLSYSTASPPGTPILKDIKPNWTQQLTNSFVNSWSQQQQQQQQQQQQMQAVQQQQQQQQQQQQQQQLPAGSNSPKPMEASDQQAQPVPMDSSDCNGSVEVSEEALAAFRHMRQ; from the exons ATgtccaaaatgaaaatgctccCAGTACAGTTATCATTGAATTCGCTCAATCCCGGCATCTGGAGCGATGTGCTGTGGCGCTGCCCACCGGCACCGTCCAGCCAGCTGGCGGAGCTGAAAACCCAGTTACCCCCATCGTTACCCTCGGATCCGCGTCTGTGGAGTCGCGAGGATGTGCTGGTCTTCCTGCGCTTCTGCGTGCGCGAGTTCGATCTACCGAAGCTCGACTTTGATCTCTTCCAGATGAACGGCAAGGCGCTGTGTCTGCTGACTCGTGCCGATTTTGGACACAGATGCCCCGGCGCCGGGGATGTCCTGCACAATGTGCTGCAGATGCTCATCATTGAGTCGCACATGATGCAGTGGCATTTGCCCAATAGCCCGGTGACGCCCACCAGCCGCTACCCCCTGTCGCCGCAAAGCCACCCGCCGACAATGACATGGCCGCCATTGAATGCCCCGCCTGAGAGCAATAATCCCTTCCACAACACGGCGCACCACCTGGCGGCGCACCATTTTATGGCGCCCAATTCGGTGACGCTCAGTCCCCCGCCGTCGGTTGATTCCCAGGCCAGCAGTCCGCCCCAGGCACCGTACCAGAACCAGAACGGAGGAGGAGCTCAGGGCTCGGCACACACATCCAATGGTGGATCCAGCAGTGTGGCAACTTCAAACAGCGGACCATCGGCGCCGGCTTCCTCcagctctggcagcagcacggcCAGCAATGGCTCTGCAATGCCCATGAAGGGAAtcagcagtgccagcagcaatcACAGCGACTCCGAGGAGGAGTACTCCGCCTCCGAGCCAAAGATGGCAAACTCCGGCATGCCACCAGCGCCGCTCTCCTACAGCACAGCCAGCCCCCCAGGCACGCCCATACTGAAGGATATTAAACCCAATTGGACGCAGCAGCTGACGAATAGCTTTGTCAACTCGtggtcccagcagcagcagcaacagcaacagcagcagcaacagatgcaggcggtgcaacagcaacaacagcagcagcagcagc agcagcagcagcaacagttgcctGCTGGCTCCAACTCGCCAAAGCCCATGGAGGCGAGCGATCAGCAGGCCCAGCCTGTGCCCATGGACAGCAGTGATTGCAATGGCAGTGTTGAGGTGTCGGAGGAGGCGTTAGCTGCGTTTCGGCATATGCGGCAGTAG